TGATCTCGTCGGTCGAAATGTCATCGCGCAGTTTGGGATTCTTTTCGGGATGCTTCGTATCCCAAGGCAGGTCTTCGCCTGCCAGTTGCCGCTTGATCAGTTCTGGATCTTCGGTGAGAAAAAGAATGCGTCCCTGGAGCCGAACTTTGTCGGGGCGCTTTTCGATCTTGCGTTCGAGGAGCGAGTTAATCACGGTTAAACCTGAGGGGTTCTGGATTCGGCCGCCGGAGCGGATCGGCGCCCTATGGTCATTGTAACGCGTCTTTTGAATCTTCCTGAATTCGCGGTAGCGTGCTAAGTGCAATCTTGGCGCGCTTTGCGGCAGTTCTTGGCGCGCTTTGCAGCTTTGGCTTTCGCTTTCGTTTGCCGCGCAAATCAAACCTTAAACGTAAAGAAAGCTAAGGAAATGCCGCAAAGGAAGCTAAGAATTCTGAGTGCGGCTCTCGGCGGCTTGGTTACCGCTTGTATTCGCCGGGAACGGGCAGCGGCTCCAGGCCGCGCCCTCCGAAGATTTCACGGAATTCGCGCAGCAGTTCGTCGTGCACTAATCCATTCGATGCCAGCGTCTCGCGGCTGTCAAGTTCAAACGCAGATCCGTCGAAACGGCTGACCTTGCCGCCGGCCTCTTCGACGATCAGCGCGCCCGCAGCGGTGTCCCAGGGATTGAGATTGAATTCCCAGAAACCGTCGAAGCGTCCGCTGGCGACGTTGCACAAATCTAACGCCGCCGATCCCGCGCGCCGCACGCCGTGCGAACGCAACGTGATCTGGTGATAAAAATGAATGTTCGGATTCTTGTGCCGCTTGTGACTGGGGAACCCGGTCGCGAGCAGGCATTCCTTCAATTGCGTAGCCTTCGAAACGCGGATCGGCCGGCCGTTGAGCTGCGCGCCTCTTCCCTGCTCGGCCGTGAAAAGTTCGTCGCGCGTGGGATCATAGACGACCCCGGCAACGCGGGTTCCTGGCGTTCCGGCAGCCCGATGTTCTAAAGCCATCGACACGCAGAATACCGGATACCCGTGGGCAAAATTCGTCGTGCCATCCAGCGGGTCGACGTACCAGCGGTAGTCGCTTCCCTGATCGTTCAGTCCCTGCTCTTCGCCCAATACGTCATGCGTCCGGAACTGCTGCGTGATGCGCTCGCGAATTAACTTTTCGGCGGCGCGATCGGCCGCCGTCACGAGATCGGCGTCGCCCTTGTATTCAATCTTCAGCCCTTGCTGGAAATAAGTGAGGAGCAGCGCACCTGCCTCGCGCGCGATGGCGGACATGGCGGGGAGGAAGCTTGTTGAAGCGGGCGTCGGGAGTCGGGCGTCAGGCATCAGTCGTCAGACCTCGGGCGTCGGTCCTCAGACCCCAGATCTCAGCACGGTGGTGCGGTTTACGGGTATAAGGACATGTTTCTTATGGTTCCATTTATTTCAAGAAGTCAGCTTATTTCAAGAAGTCGGCGAGTGTCGGAGCCTGAGGACCGAAGTCTGAGGTCCGACGCCCGCTGCCTGCTGCCCGCTACTTCCGCTTCCCGCCCTCTTCCACGATATACATAATCTCGTGCTTGAAGATAAAGAGATTGGGCGCTCCTTCGCGGGTAAGTCGCACCATGTGCTTGTCGTAGTACTCGATCCATCCGTGAACCATCTGGCCGTCCATCAGCTTGACGGATACCGATTTTTGCTTTTCCCCCAGCGCTTTCAGGAACGCGGCCTCTTCGAAAGTATCTTCGGGAGGAGGAGTCCGGCTGCGTTTGGAGGAATTTGGATTTGCTTGGGGAGGGCGGAACGGCATGCAGGCATTGTACACAATGCGTCGGGTGAGAATTGTAGCGGTGGTCGAACGGCGGACACTTATTGCGGTGGTTTTTCAAGAGCTCACTAGCGCCGAACGGCGGAGCTTCGCTCCGCCGGGGCGGACGGGGTGTCCGCCCCTCCACCAAGCGGGATTACAATGCCTGAAACGGCAGAGTCAACGCAATTCTGCGGTCCTTAATTCTGCGATCTTTTGACTCTGCGATCTTTAAATTCCGCGGGCTTTGATTCTGCGATCTTTAAATCTGCGATCTTTCGCGTAACGTTCGGAAGGAGGCGTCCCGTGAAGAACTCGGCTGTGCGCGCAGGACTCATTATGCTCGGACTTTTCGTTACCCCAGCAACACCGCAACGAGGCAACTTTCCGACACCTCCCGAGCCACAGAATCACGAGACGCCCGATCAACCGCCGGCGATTCCGATGAGGCGGGTCGATTTCGAAAAATTACAGAGCGAGGCCGACGACCTGGCCCGCACCGCGCAAAGCATTCCCGCCGATGTAGCCAGCGTCCGCAAAGGCATGCTGCCCAAAGATGTGATCGAAAAACTAAAACAGATTGAAAAGCTCTCCAAGCACCTGCGCGGCGAACTCAGACCGTAGACCTCATGCATCAAAAAAGAAGGCCACCAGTCATGCCGACTGATGGCCTTTCGAACCTGAAGCCAGTTAAAAAGTGATCTTCAAGTTGAACTCCGCCACTCGAGGAGAGCCCAGCCCGTATACGCCGGTGCCCGCTCCAACTCGAACATTTTGTGTCTGCGCATAGTTCGTGCCACCGATGTTACCCTGCTGCCCTGTGAGGTAGGGGCTTAGGACATTCGGGGGAAGATCGAAATTGGCAAAGTTGAATACATTAAAGAAGCCAATCCCCGGCTGAATGGTCACCTTCTCCGCAATCCTATACTTCCAGCTTAGCGAGAGGTCCACATCCTTCAACCAGGCCAAGCCGACCGTACCGGTAACCGGTTGGGGGAGCGTGGGAGCCACGCCGCCAGCGTTCGCCAGTTCCTGAGCGGTAAAGAGACCATTTGAAATCAGCACCTGTCCGGCGGGGGTAGGTTGTCCCGCCACGGTGTGGTTGTAGTTGTTGATCACGTTGGTTAGGCCGCTGACACTCACATCACGCATAAACGCGCCGTTCTTTGTGCCAGGAATGAAATCCTGCGTGGTGCCGTCACCGGTGAAGTCCGTGCGGAATATTTCGCCGTCTCCCAGCCCTGAATTGGGCACTACAAGCGGCGTCGAAAGCGGGCTGTAGAAATGGGCGATCAAGCCGGTTTGGAAGTTCCACGGCAAACCAAAATTGCCGCCGAAAGAAATCTGATGCGTACGATCCAGAGTGGACGGTCCCATGTAGCGCAGAGGATTGGCATTGTCCGCCGCGCCGATCACGAAGTCCTGGTCAGAGCCTTGCTGGTAATTTGCGGGTTGACCGACGGGGTTGGCGCCGCCGGGATTCACGAACCTCGATAAGCTATATGCAAATTGGAAGTTCGCGTTTCGAACTCCCTTGAAAGGATTGTTGACGTTCTGTACCAGCTTGAAGTCAAGCGCATTGTAGACCGAGCGCCCGATGGGAAGCAGGAAGTTGAGGTTGGAAACCGTGGAATTGAGGCCGGGGAAAGCGCAACCGACCATCGGGCAACTCGTTAGACTGGGGTTGGCGGGGACGTATGCTCCCAATTCTGCGGTTGTATCCAGACCGTTAGCCGCATAGCTAGCCATGGTGGCTCCTGCGCCGATTGCGCAGTCGATGGAACCCGAATCCGTCCCGAAGCCACATCCAAAAGCATGATTGGTGGCGGAGATCGCCGCTAGCGCGCCGTTCTTGTTGAAGTAACGGGTGTCGCCAGTGTGATTCAAATCCACTCCCAGCAGAGAATGCGTTTCAACGTTGCGAAGATAATCAACGCTCAAAACCATGCCACGTTTGATTTCGCGCTGAAATCCTACGTTCATTTGCAGGGAACGCGGGGTTTGAAAGTTTGGCGCAAATGTGGCAGGGGCTGCGTTCGTTCCGATCCCGAGGCCCTGACTCAAGAGACTAGGAATATAGCCTCCGTTCTGAAGGGTCGGGGTGAACGGATAGTCTGACTGGTAAGTATGTTCCAGTGCGATGATATTCGCCGCTGCCGCCCCGATCGTGATCGGAGCGCCATTGTTGCCGCATACGCCATTCGGCACAGGAATTGAGCCGCCGGGAATCGCTATAGGAGGACCCGCGGCGCCGACCCCGGCACAAGCTCCTGTGGTTTGCAGGAATGCGCCGGTTGCTTCCCGAGTCGGGCGGTCGAACAGAACGTTGTTCCAGATCGTGTTCTCGTAATAGAGTCCGGCACCCGCGCGAATCACGGTTTTGCCATTGCCTGAAGGATCCCAGGCCAAGCCCAATTGCGGGGCGAAATTAAGATTAGGCTGCCGGATTCGAGCACCCAGATTTTGAAACGACGAAACCAATCCATTGAGCGCCGGGATTCCAGGCAAGTCCGCGTCGTTGCGACCGGTATCGCGCACATAGCGCAGCCCCGCTTCAATGTTGAGGTTGTGCTTGATCTTCCAGCTGTCGCCGATGTAGAAGGCGATGCGGTTGTCCGGGCCAAGTCCGCCGGCGGGAAATCCGAATGCCGCTTGCGTGGTCGAGTAGCCGATTCCGTTGCCAATGGTGATGGACTGCACATCGTAATTCAGGAAATTCGACGCGGTCGTGCCGTCCGGTCCGGCTGGACAAGACGGGCTCACGGCCACGCAACTCGGATCCAGCAGGTTGGGCGCGGAAGTTACAACCGGCGCGACGCTGAAAAAGCTGGCGAAGCCACCGCCTTGGATGTGGTTGAAAGTCGCTCCGAAGCGGACAATATGGGTGCGAACAATCTTGCTGCCGTCGTATTTGTATTCGTGATCACTCTGTGGGGTGGACTGAGGAGCCAGATAGTTCGGTCCCCCCGAAAACGGTCCGTTGAACAGGGTCAGACCTGATTGCGAGAAGGGCTGGCCGGCATCACCATTCCGGATCTGGTTCTGAAACTTCAAATATTCAAAGCGAATGCTGTGCGAAAAGCTGCCTTTCGTGAAGTCGAGTCCCAGTACATGCGACCGGCTATCGTCTTTATTGGCGTAAACCATGAAGCTGCCCGAGAAAAAGGTGGCGTCAGTGAGATTCGCAAAGTAATTGAACCGATAAAACAGCTTGGCGTTGCTGCTCAGCGTGTAGTCCACTTTGCCCAGAAGCTCGGTTTCGCGAAAGGGAGCGTTGAAGAATCCGGAATCAGGCGTAAACGGGTCGGGCAGCGAAACCGGCGCCTGCAAGTTGTTCAGCGTGCGCTCGCCGTCCGCGAAGAAGAACAATTTATCTTTTATCACCGGGCCACCTAAGTCGCCACCAAACTGGTTGCGCTGGAAGCCGGGCGCGGAAAGGCCTGGAGGGGTGGGAAGAGCAGCCGCGATCGCAGTATGATCGCGGAAATAACCGAATGCATCGCCGTGATAATTGTTGGTTCCGGACTTCGTGGTCACGTTCACTGCGCCAGAAGAAGTTAGATCGTTAGAAAGATCCATCTTGGACTGGGTGAGTTGGAATTCCCCAATGGCGCTGGCTGGGATGTCCTGGGTCGTTGTCCCGACCGTTTCGTCGCTTACATCGACGCCATCCACTTGGATGCGCGCACTGCGCCCGAAGCGGCCGCCGAATGAAATCGACGAGTACCCGACTTTGGTCGGATCGAAATTGGTGCCATCCTGAATCTGAACTCCCGGTTCCAGTTGGGCCAAGTCGAGGAAATTGCGGCCGTTGACCGGCAGGTTGTCGATTTGTCCCGCGGTCAGAACTCCCTGCACGCTGGCCTGCTCCGTATTGACCTGCACATCGCTCGCCTGCACTTCGATAATTTGGCTCTCCTGACCCAATTGTAGCTTCGGATTAAACGTGGACGTATTCCCTACCTGAACCGTAACTACTTCGCTTGCCCCGCTGAAGCTTTTAGCCGTAACCTGCACCTTGTAATTGCCCGGCGTCAGCGCCCCGGAGTTGAACGCACCGGAAGCATTCGAACTAACGCTTACGACCTGTGAGGTGGCCACGTTCGTAATGGTTACGGCCGCACCATTCACAACAGCTCCGCTTGGGTCGGTCACCGTGCCTACAATGCTGCCGGTGCCAACCGTGCTCTGGGCCGACGCCGGCGTTGAAAACATGAGGGCGGTTGTGACCAGCAATAGCGCCAGCAAGAACCAACCTTGCGACGAGTTCCGTTGCGCATGAAGGTTTGAGAAATTCAGGTTCAGCATCGTCCACCTTCCTTGATTTTCCATAAGAATGTCCGCAGGGTCACGAGTTGGCAGCGGCATCGCTCCACACAGCTCGCAACAACGTCAACCGTGGTGTTAGGGCGCCATCCAAGCACTTCGTTGCGTGTTGCCACCAGTTATTGCAATTTATCAGCCAGCTTTGCTGCGGTGCTGAGGTATTTATCTATCCTCCACTTTCTGCAACCGCTTACAGCACGGCGGAGCGCACGAAAGAGAAAAAAGCAGGCCAGCGATCCTAACAGGAAATTCCAAATGCAGTAGGCGCGCTCTCGGAATACAAAGAATTACAAATCAACTCCGCTGTTTAATCAAAGTTGCAAGCATTTGTTTCGTAAGAAAAATCCCGCTGTTATGTTGCGATTCTTTGAGTCCGACAACCCATGGCGAGTCCGCCGCATCTCAAAAACTTGATTTTGTCGTGTAATAGCCCACGCGGTGGCGGACGCGATACGTGTCTGCATGGGGTACGTCTGCGATCTTTACCTCGATGCGGCGGAACTCCGAGAACGATCTACGCTGCGACGGATAGTATGCCAGCAGATATTGCGTGCGCAGTTCGTCGCTGATTTTGTGGAACGCGTCGTCCAGTTGCGACGTGGAAGTCGCGTAGTAGTATCTCCCTCCGGTGTCTTCGGAAAGCTG
Above is a window of Candidatus Sulfotelmatobacter sp. DNA encoding:
- a CDS encoding carboxypeptidase regulatory-like domain-containing protein, whose amino-acid sequence is MLNLNFSNLHAQRNSSQGWFLLALLLVTTALMFSTPASAQSTVGTGSIVGTVTDPSGAVVNGAAVTITNVATSQVVSVSSNASGAFNSGALTPGNYKVQVTAKSFSGASEVVTVQVGNTSTFNPKLQLGQESQIIEVQASDVQVNTEQASVQGVLTAGQIDNLPVNGRNFLDLAQLEPGVQIQDGTNFDPTKVGYSSISFGGRFGRSARIQVDGVDVSDETVGTTTQDIPASAIGEFQLTQSKMDLSNDLTSSGAVNVTTKSGTNNYHGDAFGYFRDHTAIAAALPTPPGLSAPGFQRNQFGGDLGGPVIKDKLFFFADGERTLNNLQAPVSLPDPFTPDSGFFNAPFRETELLGKVDYTLSSNAKLFYRFNYFANLTDATFFSGSFMVYANKDDSRSHVLGLDFTKGSFSHSIRFEYLKFQNQIRNGDAGQPFSQSGLTLFNGPFSGGPNYLAPQSTPQSDHEYKYDGSKIVRTHIVRFGATFNHIQGGGFASFFSVAPVVTSAPNLLDPSCVAVSPSCPAGPDGTTASNFLNYDVQSITIGNGIGYSTTQAAFGFPAGGLGPDNRIAFYIGDSWKIKHNLNIEAGLRYVRDTGRNDADLPGIPALNGLVSSFQNLGARIRQPNLNFAPQLGLAWDPSGNGKTVIRAGAGLYYENTIWNNVLFDRPTREATGAFLQTTGACAGVGAAGPPIAIPGGSIPVPNGVCGNNGAPITIGAAAANIIALEHTYQSDYPFTPTLQNGGYIPSLLSQGLGIGTNAAPATFAPNFQTPRSLQMNVGFQREIKRGMVLSVDYLRNVETHSLLGVDLNHTGDTRYFNKNGALAAISATNHAFGCGFGTDSGSIDCAIGAGATMASYAANGLDTTAELGAYVPANPSLTSCPMVGCAFPGLNSTVSNLNFLLPIGRSVYNALDFKLVQNVNNPFKGVRNANFQFAYSLSRFVNPGGANPVGQPANYQQGSDQDFVIGAADNANPLRYMGPSTLDRTHQISFGGNFGLPWNFQTGLIAHFYSPLSTPLVVPNSGLGDGEIFRTDFTGDGTTQDFIPGTKNGAFMRDVSVSGLTNVINNYNHTVAGQPTPAGQVLISNGLFTAQELANAGGVAPTLPQPVTGTVGLAWLKDVDLSLSWKYRIAEKVTIQPGIGFFNVFNFANFDLPPNVLSPYLTGQQGNIGGTNYAQTQNVRVGAGTGVYGLGSPRVAEFNLKITF
- a CDS encoding RNA chaperone Hfq codes for the protein MPFRPPQANPNSSKRSRTPPPEDTFEEAAFLKALGEKQKSVSVKLMDGQMVHGWIEYYDKHMVRLTREGAPNLFIFKHEIMYIVEEGGKRK
- a CDS encoding inositol monophosphatase family protein, with protein sequence MSAIAREAGALLLTYFQQGLKIEYKGDADLVTAADRAAEKLIRERITQQFRTHDVLGEEQGLNDQGSDYRWYVDPLDGTTNFAHGYPVFCVSMALEHRAAGTPGTRVAGVVYDPTRDELFTAEQGRGAQLNGRPIRVSKATQLKECLLATGFPSHKRHKNPNIHFYHQITLRSHGVRRAGSAALDLCNVASGRFDGFWEFNLNPWDTAAGALIVEEAGGKVSRFDGSAFELDSRETLASNGLVHDELLREFREIFGGRGLEPLPVPGEYKR